From a region of the Lactuca sativa cultivar Salinas chromosome 4, Lsat_Salinas_v11, whole genome shotgun sequence genome:
- the LOC111907895 gene encoding uncharacterized protein LOC111907895: MEQNPTILAKKVWSFIRVPYFMLRKGISKRKLLLDLNMMIKRGKISGKALHNSIFHHHNNRAAFTTNHRSHHLSFTSSPPDEYEFSCTNSPANGDDHPFSLISPQKNHHSNCKPAEDLDMMAVNAVLKAMEMIHSEAVSPALPGYGRSPMVRQLRVTDSPFPLGGVDEDNHVDEAAEQFISRFYNVLRQQSAE; the protein is encoded by the coding sequence ATGGAACAAAATCCAACGATTTTAGCCAAGAAAGTTTGGAGCTTCATTCGTGTGCCCTATTTCATGCTGCGAAAAGGGATATCCAAGAGAAAACTGTTGTTGGACCTCAACATGATGATTAAACGTGGCAAGATCTCCGGAAAAGCCTTACACAACAGTATTTTTCACCACCATAACAACCGGGCGGCTTTCACCACCAACCACCGCTCCCACCATCTCTCTTTCACATCTTCTCCGCCTGATGAATACGAGTTCAGCTGCACCAACAGCCCTGCCAATGGTGACGATCACCCATTCTCTCTAATTTCACCTCAAAAGAACCATCACTCCAACTGTAAACCGGCGGAGGATCTTGATATGATGGCCGTCAATGCTGTGCTTAAAGCCATGGAGATGATTCACAGCGAGGCAGTGTCACCGGCGCTTCCAGGGTATGGGAGGAGTCCGATGGTTAGGCAGCTGAGGGTAACCGACTCTCCGTTTCCGTTGGGTGGTGTGGATGAGGACAACCATGTAGATGAGGCGGCGGAGCAGTTCATAAGTCGATTCTATAACGTCTTAAGGCAGCAGTCAGCAGAATAA